The genomic interval TACGCGCCGTTATGCATTTGAACTGGTACAAAAGAAATTTATTGGACCCGGGATTGATGTGCCGGCGCCGGATTATGGCACTGGCGCACGAGAGATGGCGTGGATTGTAGATACCTACTCCTCGATGGCCAATTCTGAGCTTGATTCACTAGGTTGTGTTACGGGCAAGCCGGTAGAGCAGGGGGGGATTCGAGGCAGGGTGGAAGCAACGGGCCGCGGTGTTGCGTATGGCATTCGCGAAGCCTGCAAAGTCTCATCTGATATGAAAAGGCTGGGGTTAAGCACCGGCCTGGGTGACAAAACAGTTGTTATACAGGGCCTTGGAAATGTTGGCTATCACTCAGCCAAATTCCTGATCGAAGAGGGCGCTACCATTATTGCAATTGCAGAATACGACGGCGCCATTTTTAATCCGGACGGGATTGATGTTGATGATGTGCTTGCACATCGTAAAGCGCACGGCTCCTTCGAGGGATATGCAAAAGCGAAACATCTGGATACACGAGAGGAAGCGCTGGAGCTGGCTTGCGATATCCTGGTGCCGGCGGCGCTCGAGAATCAAATAACGATGGATAATGTTGACCGGATCAAGGCCAAAATCATTGGTGAAGCGGCCAATGGACCTGTGACTGCTGATGCTGCTGAGAAGCTGTTAGAGCGAGGCACCCTGATCCTCCCCGACATTTACCTGAATTCAGGGGGTGTAACCGTGTCGTATTTCGAATGGCTGAAAAATCTTTCGCATGTCAGGTTTGGACGTCTACAGAAACGGTTTGTTGAGCGCAGCAACACCAAGATGTTGAAGAAGCTCGAAGAGTTCACGGGCCGAAAAGTGACAGAAGAGGAAGCGCATTATATCGCTGATGGCCCCAGTGAAGCCGACCTTGTTTATTCCGGGCTTGAAGACACGATGGTCAATGCATACCAGCAAATGCTTACAGTTCGCACCAAGCACGACGAGAAAATTGACTTGCGTACAGCCGCCTTTATATCTGCGCTACACAAAGTGGCGACTTCGTACGAATTACGGGGTATTTTCCCTTGATTCTTAGCAAGGCCGGCGCTCGCTGATGCGCGGTTAGGAGCACCTTGCCTGGCATTTGATGCGTAAATTATTTTACCTGCTTTTTACGAATCAGCTGCATCCGAAGCGGGGTAGTGTAACGAATACAATACGAATTGGGGATTCATGCCGCTTTTGCGTCTTAGTCAGTAACCCATAACAGGTTACTTTAGCCTACTGACTTTTACGCAGAACATGACAGGTACTCCTTTATCTATAGAAAACCCAACGGCTGCTCAATTAGAGTTTCGGACCGCAGAAGTTGTGATCAACAAGGTTCAGGAATTTAATACCACGCTATCAGCTGGTGCCGCATCGGTGCCTGCTGTATTGCCACGCACCCACCACAGTTTGTTGGTACTGTTCACGATTATGTGGGCCGGCAACTTTGTATTGGCCGAAGTAGCACTTCACGAACTATCTCCCATTTCTTTCAGTGTATCCCGGTTTTTGATGGCCGGGATTGTGCTGCTGCTAATTCTTTTTGTACAAAGCCGGCGCACCGGCCATAGGAGCCCAATGTTCCCCCGCGTTTCTCGGACAGATTGGCCACGACTTGTTGTTGTATCGCTGATTGGTGCCGCGTTTGCCCCGTGGCTTGGCATCGAAGGGTTAAACCTGACTTCAGGTGGACGTGCGTCGCTGTGGCTTGCGCTGTGTCCTGTCCTGAGCGCCAGCCTCGGGTACTTTATGAAAACGGAGTCGCTCGGTCGATACGGTGTGGTCGGATTGGTGATTGCCGGCGTCGGCACTTTTGGCCTGGCTGCAGACGGTCTCGGGACAAGCAACCAGTACTGGCTCGGTGACTTGCTGCTCATTACCGCAATGGCCTGCACCATCCTCGAATTACACCTGATTAAGCCGCTTGTTAACACCTATGGCCCAACGGGCATGGTAACAGCACGTACACTGATTGGTGGTTGCTGCTATCTGTTGCTGGCATCCTCTTCGCTGGTACAGCAAAACTGGCTCGACCTGAGTGGCTGGACCTGGATTGCCATCATCATCGGGGGTGGCATTGGGGTTGGCATCGGTCAGTGGGTAAAAGTACGGGCTTTGCGTACGCTGGGGCCGACGCGCGTTGTGCTGTATGGCAACCTCGTCCCACCTGTAACACTATTGCTTGCCTGGATCACACTGGGGAATGAACCCAGTATGCTGGAGATCCTGGCCGGCACCCTCATCATTCTAGGTGCGCTGTGTATTCAGGTAGTTGATCAACGCCGGATCGACGCACAAACTGTAAACTAATGCGAATTAAGGGTTGAAAGCGTGATCTAGTTTTTTTCGTGTTTTCGTCTTTCTGTTTTGCACGATTGCGGCAGAGGCAGCGATGCTATTGCGGGCGGCTTTTACAAAAAAACAGCATCCGGCACTCGAAAATCGGCATTAATCGCAACCCCTGAATTCGCATCACGGTCCCTATTACTTCGCCAACACCACCGCACGGGTTTGGGCAGTTGTGGGCGTAACAATTCGATAGTAGTACAGCCCATTGGGTAACTGGTTACCGTCAAAAGACACGGCATGGGTACCGGCCGGCTGTTCCGCGTCCACCAGCGTTGTGATGTGCTGTCCGATGCTATTAAAGATTTCAACCCGTACAACCTCGGGTCGGGATAACGCATAGGTGATTTCTGTACGGTTGCTGAATGGATTGGGATAGCTCGAGATGGGCATCTCATCTGCATTCGGCATGCCTTTGTCGTCATTTGCGGTTGCAGAAGCACCGTCGCGCTCAAAGGCGCCAATGTCTACTTTGCCTGATTCACGGGCCACGTAGTTGATATCGCAGAACGACACGATGAGGTCGCTGCCGGCGTCGATGGCAGGGCTGTTCTGACGCAAAGTGAAATCAGCATCGCCGGGATTGCGGAATAAGGGATCAACCCCGAGCAGGTTATTGGCGAGGTCGGCTTCTGTAACGGAAGTCCCGCTGAAGTTAACCGAGATGTCGCCAGCTGAACCGCTGTATGAAATGTTGTTTTCCCAAATCATGTCTTCGGAGCGCGCAATCAGAATTCCCCGATTCCATGCCAGGATGCCTTGCCCGGGGTTTGCATAACCAATATTGTTGCGCCAGACGGTATTCTTGGAATACACAAGGCTCAACTCAGCGCGCCATGTGCCGGTGTTCTGCGTGTCGGTGTTATTGTGGTACACGGTGTTGTTGAAAACATCGACGTTATCACTTTTGAAGAGATGGAGTCCTTTGCCGCCGTTGTTGTAACTGAGGTTGTTCTCAATCAGCGTGCGATGGGGATAATTTACATTTGTTGACCCTTCATTCTGGAAATTGTCGACAATAATGCCGTTGCCATCGCTGGTGCCAATCGGCCGGCCCGACAATACGAGGTTGATGTTGTTGTAGCTGCGGTTATTTCTAATAACAATGTGGTATCCTGGCGCGTCATCCACGGCGCGGGCCTGAAACATGCCAATGCCACTGGATTGTACCGGATTGTATTTTGCGTTGTTGTAGACCACGTTATTCTCTACAAGCACGTGGTCAAATCGACCTAACTGGATGCCGGCGCCCCCACAGTCGTGTAACCTGTTATTCAGAATGTTGACGTGATGATTCTCCCAAACCGTTATGCAATTCCCATGGCTGGCTGTATTGAGGTTGGGGTCATAGATTTCGAATCCATCTACCGTGATGTAGTTGGCTGCAATTTTAATCCCGTCCGTTTGGCCAGACTCAGCAACTTCGACCTTCGCGCCCCACTTGTTGATGGACTTGAGGACGACATAGTTATCGGGTGTGCCAGAGCGCGTGATAATCACTTTCTCGCGGTATATGCCGTCTCCTACAAACACGGTATCGCCAGGGGATACCTTGGTTACGGCAAAAGATATATTTCGCCAGGGTTGCGCAGCAGTGCCGGGGTTGCTGTTGTTGCCGGAGGTGGCTACGTAAAATGTATCGGCGATTGACACGGCTGGAAAGCACAGCCACGCCATGATCAGAAAGAGCTTGAGCGTTGACATCGTATATGGTAAAGGACAGAAATTGCATGCAAACCTGCATGTAAATTGCTGGTTTGCGTCAATCCACTTCGTCCGAATGGTCGCAGGTAGGTGAGATCAGCTAGTTAATATATAAAGTAATGGGGAGCTGTATCGGCAATGAACGGCATAGCCGCCCGTCTTGTTCTTCTAACAACGTGGCCAGGCCTTGTCTCTGTTTGATTTCGATTCTTCAGACAACCCCTAGTTGAAGCTTCTGAGTTCTTTGTTGAGCAGCATACCCCATACCCGGTTGTATGGGTGCACCGCTTTCACTTCCTCTTCGCCGCGCATCACGGTGTGTCCTTCATTGGCCCAGGTAAATATAGATCCTTCCAGATTGGACACGTTGGTAAAGCCGGCTTTTTCAAGTTTCTCGGCCATTTTGGATGAGCGGTAGCCCACCGAGCAGTAGACAACAATGGGTGCATCTTTATCAACACCTTTTAGGGCTTTGAACCGCCGGGTGTCCGGATCCATGTGGATGGCGCCGGCGAGGTGACTCACCTCGTACTCTTTTTTCTCCCGGATATCTATCAGCAGCGGCTGGGGGGCATCCGATGTTGTTAACCATTGTGCGAGCGAATCTGTTGAAAGTTGTACTACGTTCGGATGCTGCTTCCGGACGTCCTGCAATATTTCTGACCAGGCCAGTTCCTGGCTACAACCGATCTGTATAAAAGAAAAAGACATCAGTAAAGTGGCTAATGATGTGTAGAATATCTTGGCCATGGGTATAATTTGTTTGCGGATGGATACCTTCGGAACGCTCAAATCGTGATTCCGTTCAAGATGCAATCATTCAATCAATTTATCAAACCTATGAGTGCTAAAGGACGTGTTCTTGTTGCAATGAGCGGTGGGGTGGATTCATCCGTAGCTGCAGTATTGTTGCGTGAGCAAGGATACGAAGTGATCGGCATTACCATGAAGACGTGGGATTACCAGTCCAGTGGCGGCCGTAAAAGTGGCAAAGAAGTCGGGTGTTGCACCCTTGAGTCGATGAACGATGCCCGTTCGATTGCACTCAAACACGACTTCACCCACTTTATTGTGGATATCCGCGAAGAATTTGGCGACTGGGTGATTGAGAAATTTACCGCAGAATACCTCGCCGGCCGTACCCCCAATCCGTGTGTGCTTTGCAATACACACATCAAGTGGGCATCGCTGCTCAAGCGGGCTGATGACCTCGATTGTGAGTTCATCGCAACGGGCCATTATGCGCGTCTACGCCACGACAAGGCCTTGAACAGGCATGTGCTGATGAAGGGCCTCGACAACAACAAAGATCAGAGCTACGCGCTTTGGGGGCTGCCGCAGCATCATTTGGCGCGCTCCATTTTCCCGCTCGGGGAGTATACGAAGCCGGCAATACGGCAGATGGCTGCCGATTTTGAGCTCTTGCGGGTGGCTGACAAACCAGACTCCTACGAAATTTGCTTCGTCCCTGACAATGACTACCGCCGTTTTCTTAAAGACCGCGTGCCGGGCTTGAAAGAAAAAGTGGAAGGGGGCAATTTTGTGTCAACCGATGGTACGGTAATTGGTCAGCATCAGGGCTATCCATTTTACACTATCGGCCAGCGGCACGGACTTGGGCTTGCCCTTGGGCATCCGGCGTATGTAACGCATATCAACCCGGAGACCAACACCATTACGATTGGCCAGAAAGAGGACCTGATGCAGCAAACGCTCACAGCGAAGCAGCTCAACATGATCAAATACGCGTCGATCCCTGAAGAAATGCCGGCGGTTGCCAAAGTCCGCTACAAAGACGCCGGCGGCCCATGTCTCGTATGGGAATCAGGTGACGATGAATTGACTGTCGCGTTCGCTGAGACGCGTAAAGCCATTACGCCCGGACAATCCCTCGTTTTATACGAAGGAGAAGACGTGCTGGCTGGGGGCTGGATTCAAACTGTCGGAGAACCTGTACCTGCTAAATCTTAACCAGGAAGCTGTATGCGTGTATTTGTGTTTGTTTTGATATTGGGAATTGCCGGCATCGGGTGCAAATCCGCTAAACCTGAAGCACCTGCTTCGGCGCAGGAAGGCGATGACAAAATGGAAGAGGTAATGATGGAAAATGGCATTCATGCAACGGTCCGGTTTATCGAACTCGAAGGCGGCTTTTACGGCATCGAAAGTGACGCCGGCGATAGCTATCTGCCGATCAACCTTGCTGAGGAATACAAAGAAGACGGACTGCGCATTGTGTTCACGATGAAAAGTCGGCCCGACATCATGACCACCAAAATGTGGGGCAAGACCATCGAGATTACGGAGATTCAGAAGCAGTAGGGTCGTGACTTCGGTTATTCGTGCTTCCGGGTTTTCGAATTCAGTTACGAAGATAATCGTAAGCCAGAAAAATCCGGAAGCACGAAATCACGTGCTCATCATGGAGACGCTACCTGCCCATCAACCAGCGGCTGGCTAATCAAGTTGGCGAAGAAGGCGTAGACGCCCGGGTGGTATACTTTCAGTTGCCGATACCAGCCCAGCGCGGTATACATGTAGGTGCCGGCGCCGTAAGGCGTCACAAGCGTTGAACTGCGCAGCGATCCTTCTCCGGGGTCGTTCATCTCAAACAACTCTTTGTACTGCGTATCATATTCGCCGGGAAAATAGAGGCCGCGCTCCTGGACCCAGCCGTCCCACAAAGTTGCATCAATGACATTGGGCTGGTTGAATAGCGGCAATTCCGGCGCTAACACGGATACCGGGGAGTCTTCCGTTGTAACCCTGTTTCGGCTCAACGTGATCGGGTAAGGTGGGAAATTACCGAGGTTTTTGACTTCCCGGTCAAACGGATCGGGATAGCCTTCATTCCACTCAAACGTCTTCTGGTAATTCACCACCAGTTGGCCGCCATTTTCAACCCAGTCGAGTAAAGATGCGTTGTAGGTACGCAGGTCCTGCCGAACGAGGTATGCGCGGATGTCAACCAGGATGGTATGCAGACCGTCAAGCTGGTTGTTGGCAAGTGCCATGGAGTCGAGCAGCACGTAGTCCACGTCTAGTTCGCTGAGGGCCCGTGCAAGGGTATTATCGTAGCTTTCGATAACGCCTACTTTGAGGCCTTCCACAACATCAACAGAGAAAATGCGGCCATCTACAAAAGCAATTGCGGGCTCCACTTCCGTTACCGCAGCGCTGGGCAAGCCGGTAATGGAAATGGTATAGTTGCCGTCTTGAATGGCTGCCGGCAGGTTGAATGCCAGCTTCTCAGCCAAAATGGTTGTCTCTGCAAAGGAAAACGTAAACGGTTTCTGGAAAACTACGGTACGGTTGTCATCACGGGTAACAGCGAGCTGTACATCCAGAACTTCTGCTTTTGCGTCAAACTGCGAAAGCAGTACGTCAATTTCGTTTTTTCCGGGCCGGAGGCGAATCACATCCTCAATAGTAGTAATCACTACCTGCGGTGCAATGTGCAGCCGCAAGTAATCCGCTGCCAGCAATTCCCCGGTTTCAGCGTTGCTAACGGCATATACAACAGGCGGACTGCTCAAAAATCGGTTGTATTGGTAAGTTGGTTTGGGGATGGAGGCTTGTGCGTTTGATAGGACGCGCACGGCAGACTCCTGGTATGCATTACCAGAGACGGCGAGCATGGTGTCAATGGGGCCACTGAGCGTCACATGCACGGGGACGTCAAACATTGACGCATCCGCCCGTAATTTTAGGGACTGGCCGGCTACAACCACTTCGTCGTTTGGCAGCAGGAAGCCTTCTGGCGGCTTGGGTAGCCGTTGCGAGTCGAGCCAGTAGCGTACGTTAGGATTGTTTGCTGTGTTGGGCGGGAGGTTGCCGGCAAGATCGGTTGAATCGAGCGCTGCTTCGGTAGCGGAGTGCAGGAGAGAGAAATACGTATTGTCTTGCATCCGGCGAAAGCTCGCGAACATCCCCATACCTTGAGAAGCGTGTTCGCCGAGCGCTTCGGTTGCAATTTTGCTGTAAGACTTGCCCGCGGTCTCATCGATGTCTGTAACTGGGATAACAACATCGTGCTGTTCTTCGCCGCCGCGCCAGCGCCGCAGAAACAGTCGCTTTGGTTGCCACAGGTCAACCCCCGGCTCTTCCAACTGCTCTGGATGATATGATGCATCCGCTGCGAGCGTAAAGGCATCATAGGCCGAAATACCAACCGCCTGGTGTTGTCCGTGCTGGACGCGGGGGCCAACGGTCAGCGTATCGTGGTTGGTGAAAATGACATCGGGCTTGAGCTTCCTGACGAGGTAAACAAGCCGCGAGGTCACCTGGTCCTGGCCGCCCCAGAAGGCAAACGCTTCGCTGGCCTTTTTTGAATACCCGAAGTCTTTGAAGTTCAAGAAATAGGTTTGCGTGCCCAGAATACGTGCCGCGCGCTCTGTTTCGTCCGTCCGGATAGCGCCGAGGTCCTCATACAGTTCAGGGCCAATTTCATTCTGCCCGCCTTCACCGCGCGTATAAATTACGCTGTAGGCAATGGCGTTTTTGGCCCGCCGATAATACGTGAGGGTCCGTCCGTCTTCGTCATCAGGATGCGCAGCGAGGTTCATAACAACCAGTGGCGCGGCTTCCTGACCCTGGGCCGGCTGCGCGGTCCCGATCAACAAGATGAACAATACGAGGCTTAATGAATTAAGAGAGCACTTCATTAGTAATCTATATCTGAACACGGATGGTTTGGTGGTGGCTACAGAACCTATGTTTGTAGCATCCTTCGTGTTGTTACAGTGATACGTTGAGTGTAATAAATACTGATGTAATGAAAAAGAGCGAAAAACAATTCCTTTTTGATCTCCTCAACACCCCAAGTCCTTCAGGGTTTGAAGCAGAAGGCCAACGAAAATGGGCCGGCTATGTTCGCTCCTATGTGGATCAGGTGGGTAACGATCACTATGGTAATACTTGGGGAGTCCTGGAAGGCTCCGCAAAGGGAAAAGGTCCCCGCATTATGCTGGAGGCCCATGCAGATGAGATTGGCTTTATGGTAAGCTACATTGCCGAAAATGGTTACCTGCGCGTAACACGCATCGGCGGATCAGATCGTGCCATTGTACGCGGCCGAATTGTCCGCATTTTGGGGGATAAAGGCGAGGTGAAAGGGGTAATTGGGAATACAGCCATTCACCTGCGCGAAGCATCTGACGTTAAAATTCCCAAATGGGAAGATGTATTTATTGATGTTGGCGCCAAAGACAAAGCCGGCGTAGAAAAAATGGGTATCCGGGTTGGGCACCCGGCCGTCTTTGCAGAGTCGGCGCAAGAAGTAGGTAAAAATCGCCTGGTTGGTCGTGCGCTGGATAACCGGATCGGGGGCTATATCATCGCCCGGGTGATGGCGCGATTGGCGGCAGCCAGGAAGAAGTCGCGCAAGAAACTGCAGGGGAGTGTGTACGCTGTGAATGCGGTGCAGGAAGAAATTGGTGGCAATGGTGCGCGTATGGTCACGTACCGGCTTGAACCAACGGTAGCTGTTGTATTGGATGTAACCCACGCAACAGATTCACCGGGTATCTCCGCGAGCAAACATGGTGACGTAAAACTGGGTGGAGGCCCGAGCCTGACACACGGCACCGCCAATCACCCGGCTGTTGTTAAGCGATTGATGGAAGTGGCTGCAAAACAAAAGATCAGCATCCAGCACGAAGCCTCGTCACGCTATACGGGCACTGATACAGACGACGTATTTGTCTCCCGCGCCGGCGTCCCAAGCGCGCTCGTTTCCCTGCCGATGCGCTACATGCACTCAACCGTAGAAATGGTAGACCATGCCGACATCGAATCCGTGATTAAGCTGCTGACTGGCTTCTGTCAGTCGGTCAAAGCCGGCGACAAGTTTAGCGCTGAGATTGTGTAGCAGGAGTGCTGCGTGCAGAATGGTAAAGGTATAGCGCCATGCCCCGCCCTTGTCTTTCTGAGCCCTGCGAAGAATCTGGGCGAGCAGCCTCTCTTGCATCAATTGAGCTTACAGCGCGAGCAAGCTGGGCCCGGGATGACGTAGGGTGTTGGGGGCGGTTGAATTTTACCACCCCAATCAGCCTTAAACTTTCAACCAGCAACCTTCAACCTGTTCACCCCATTTTACGCCATTTGCGCACGATGCTCATCGCAATCTCTAACGCCTGTTCAGCGTTGAGTCGCGGGTCTACCTGCGAGGTATAGGCGCGTTCGAGGTCGGCATCGGCGAGGCCGCGGGCGCCGCCCGTGCATTCGGTGACGTCTTCGCCCGTCATCTCAAAGTGCACACCACCCAGGTGTGAACCGAGCTGTGCGTGGATATCGAGGGATTGTTCGAGCTCAGACAAAATGTTCTCGAAGGGCCGCGTTTTGATGCCTTTTTCCGTTTTAACGGTATTACCATGCATCGGATCGCAAGACCAAACCACAATCTTGTTGGCCTTTTTGACCGCCTCAATCATTGGTGGCAGATGATCTTCGATGTTGTTGTGGCCAAAGCGGGCAATCAACGTGAGCCGGCCCGGGTCGTTTTTCGGGTTCAAGATGTCGATCAACTTGATCAAATCTTTGGGCGCAAGTCCAGGTCCCACTTTCATGCCAATAGGATTGGCAATGCCGCGCATGTATTCAATGTGCGCGCTATCGGGAAACGCCGTCCGCATACCAATCCACGGCATGTGGGTTGATAGATTGAAGGTACCCGGATTATGGGGTACTGCACGGGTTTGCGATTCTTCGTACGGCAGAAATAGCGCCTCATGGCTCGTATAGAAATTTGTGCGGCTAAACGGAGCATCTGATACATCGCCAAACGCCTTCATAAAGCTAACTGCTTCACTGATGTAATCTACAATCGACCTATACTCAGCGGCGCGGGAAGAATGTTGTACAAAGTCGAGGTCCCAGTATTCCGGATTATGCAGATCTGCAAAGCCACCATCTACAAGGGCGCGCACAAAGTTGAGTGTCATCGCAGAGCGGCTGTGTGCCAGGAGCAAGCGCTGTGGGGAAGGGGTGCGCTCGTTGGGATTAAACCCCAGCCCGTTGATCATGTCGCCTTTGTAGGTTGGCAGGGTAACGCCATCTACGGTCTCTTCGTCGGCTGAACGCGGTTTTGCATACTGGCCGGCAAATCGGCCGACGCGAACAACAGGCAGCTTGAGTCCGTAGATGAGCACCAGGCTCATCTGAAGGATGACTTTGAGCCGGCGGGTAATGATATCTGAGGTACATTCGTTGAAGCTTTCAGCACAATCACCGCCTTGCAGCAAGAAGCGTTTGCCAAGTGCAGCTTCGCCGAGTTGTTTGCGCAGCGACTGGATTTCCCAGGATGTGACCAGCGGGGTGAGGCCGGAAAGCTGCTTCAGCGTTGCGTCAAGTTCTTCCTGGTTGGGGTATACCGGCTGATGCAATGCCTTTTTTGATCGCCACGAT from Bacteroidota bacterium carries:
- the mnmA gene encoding tRNA 2-thiouridine(34) synthase MnmA encodes the protein MSAKGRVLVAMSGGVDSSVAAVLLREQGYEVIGITMKTWDYQSSGGRKSGKEVGCCTLESMNDARSIALKHDFTHFIVDIREEFGDWVIEKFTAEYLAGRTPNPCVLCNTHIKWASLLKRADDLDCEFIATGHYARLRHDKALNRHVLMKGLDNNKDQSYALWGLPQHHLARSIFPLGEYTKPAIRQMAADFELLRVADKPDSYEICFVPDNDYRRFLKDRVPGLKEKVEGGNFVSTDGTVIGQHQGYPFYTIGQRHGLGLALGHPAYVTHINPETNTITIGQKEDLMQQTLTAKQLNMIKYASIPEEMPAVAKVRYKDAGGPCLVWESGDDELTVAFAETRKAITPGQSLVLYEGEDVLAGGWIQTVGEPVPAKS
- a CDS encoding Glu/Leu/Phe/Val dehydrogenase; protein product: MANKISFFDQVSQYLYKAAAYTDYPEGLIEQIRICNSVYLIQFPLKRDDGSIEVIEAWRAEHSHHRQPVKGGIRYSPHADMDEVKALAALMTYKCAMVDVPFGGGKGAVKVDPKNYSDAEIERITRRYAFELVQKKFIGPGIDVPAPDYGTGAREMAWIVDTYSSMANSELDSLGCVTGKPVEQGGIRGRVEATGRGVAYGIREACKVSSDMKRLGLSTGLGDKTVVIQGLGNVGYHSAKFLIEEGATIIAIAEYDGAIFNPDGIDVDDVLAHRKAHGSFEGYAKAKHLDTREEALELACDILVPAALENQITMDNVDRIKAKIIGEAANGPVTADAAEKLLERGTLILPDIYLNSGGVTVSYFEWLKNLSHVRFGRLQKRFVERSNTKMLKKLEEFTGRKVTEEEAHYIADGPSEADLVYSGLEDTMVNAYQQMLTVRTKHDEKIDLRTAAFISALHKVATSYELRGIFP
- a CDS encoding 3-deoxy-7-phosphoheptulonate synthase class II, coding for MSDVSEQVAQNGAADQETHPAPSDWTPASWRSKKALHQPVYPNQEELDATLKQLSGLTPLVTSWEIQSLRKQLGEAALGKRFLLQGGDCAESFNECTSDIITRRLKVILQMSLVLIYGLKLPVVRVGRFAGQYAKPRSADEETVDGVTLPTYKGDMINGLGFNPNERTPSPQRLLLAHSRSAMTLNFVRALVDGGFADLHNPEYWDLDFVQHSSRAAEYRSIVDYISEAVSFMKAFGDVSDAPFSRTNFYTSHEALFLPYEESQTRAVPHNPGTFNLSTHMPWIGMRTAFPDSAHIEYMRGIANPIGMKVGPGLAPKDLIKLIDILNPKNDPGRLTLIARFGHNNIEDHLPPMIEAVKKANKIVVWSCDPMHGNTVKTEKGIKTRPFENILSELEQSLDIHAQLGSHLGGVHFEMTGEDVTECTGGARGLADADLERAYTSQVDPRLNAEQALEIAMSIVRKWRKMG
- a CDS encoding rhodanese-like domain-containing protein, with the protein product MSFSFIQIGCSQELAWSEILQDVRKQHPNVVQLSTDSLAQWLTTSDAPQPLLIDIREKKEYEVSHLAGAIHMDPDTRRFKALKGVDKDAPIVVYCSVGYRSSKMAEKLEKAGFTNVSNLEGSIFTWANEGHTVMRGEEEVKAVHPYNRVWGMLLNKELRSFN
- a CDS encoding right-handed parallel beta-helix repeat-containing protein, which encodes MSTLKLFLIMAWLCFPAVSIADTFYVATSGNNSNPGTAAQPWRNISFAVTKVSPGDTVFVGDGIYREKVIITRSGTPDNYVVLKSINKWGAKVEVAESGQTDGIKIAANYITVDGFEIYDPNLNTASHGNCITVWENHHVNILNNRLHDCGGAGIQLGRFDHVLVENNVVYNNAKYNPVQSSGIGMFQARAVDDAPGYHIVIRNNRSYNNINLVLSGRPIGTSDGNGIIVDNFQNEGSTNVNYPHRTLIENNLSYNNGGKGLHLFKSDNVDVFNNTVYHNNTDTQNTGTWRAELSLVYSKNTVWRNNIGYANPGQGILAWNRGILIARSEDMIWENNISYSGSAGDISVNFSGTSVTEADLANNLLGVDPLFRNPGDADFTLRQNSPAIDAGSDLIVSFCDINYVARESGKVDIGAFERDGASATANDDKGMPNADEMPISSYPNPFSNRTEITYALSRPEVVRVEIFNSIGQHITTLVDAEQPAGTHAVSFDGNQLPNGLYYYRIVTPTTAQTRAVVLAK
- a CDS encoding DMT family transporter; this encodes MTGTPLSIENPTAAQLEFRTAEVVINKVQEFNTTLSAGAASVPAVLPRTHHSLLVLFTIMWAGNFVLAEVALHELSPISFSVSRFLMAGIVLLLILFVQSRRTGHRSPMFPRVSRTDWPRLVVVSLIGAAFAPWLGIEGLNLTSGGRASLWLALCPVLSASLGYFMKTESLGRYGVVGLVIAGVGTFGLAADGLGTSNQYWLGDLLLITAMACTILELHLIKPLVNTYGPTGMVTARTLIGGCCYLLLASSSLVQQNWLDLSGWTWIAIIIGGGIGVGIGQWVKVRALRTLGPTRVVLYGNLVPPVTLLLAWITLGNEPSMLEILAGTLIILGALCIQVVDQRRIDAQTVN
- a CDS encoding M42 family metallopeptidase; its protein translation is MKKSEKQFLFDLLNTPSPSGFEAEGQRKWAGYVRSYVDQVGNDHYGNTWGVLEGSAKGKGPRIMLEAHADEIGFMVSYIAENGYLRVTRIGGSDRAIVRGRIVRILGDKGEVKGVIGNTAIHLREASDVKIPKWEDVFIDVGAKDKAGVEKMGIRVGHPAVFAESAQEVGKNRLVGRALDNRIGGYIIARVMARLAAARKKSRKKLQGSVYAVNAVQEEIGGNGARMVTYRLEPTVAVVLDVTHATDSPGISASKHGDVKLGGGPSLTHGTANHPAVVKRLMEVAAKQKISIQHEASSRYTGTDTDDVFVSRAGVPSALVSLPMRYMHSTVEMVDHADIESVIKLLTGFCQSVKAGDKFSAEIV
- a CDS encoding PIG-L family deacetylase; translation: MKCSLNSLSLVLFILLIGTAQPAQGQEAAPLVVMNLAAHPDDEDGRTLTYYRRAKNAIAYSVIYTRGEGGQNEIGPELYEDLGAIRTDETERAARILGTQTYFLNFKDFGYSKKASEAFAFWGGQDQVTSRLVYLVRKLKPDVIFTNHDTLTVGPRVQHGQHQAVGISAYDAFTLAADASYHPEQLEEPGVDLWQPKRLFLRRWRGGEEQHDVVIPVTDIDETAGKSYSKIATEALGEHASQGMGMFASFRRMQDNTYFSLLHSATEAALDSTDLAGNLPPNTANNPNVRYWLDSQRLPKPPEGFLLPNDEVVVAGQSLKLRADASMFDVPVHVTLSGPIDTMLAVSGNAYQESAVRVLSNAQASIPKPTYQYNRFLSSPPVVYAVSNAETGELLAADYLRLHIAPQVVITTIEDVIRLRPGKNEIDVLLSQFDAKAEVLDVQLAVTRDDNRTVVFQKPFTFSFAETTILAEKLAFNLPAAIQDGNYTISITGLPSAAVTEVEPAIAFVDGRIFSVDVVEGLKVGVIESYDNTLARALSELDVDYVLLDSMALANNQLDGLHTILVDIRAYLVRQDLRTYNASLLDWVENGGQLVVNYQKTFEWNEGYPDPFDREVKNLGNFPPYPITLSRNRVTTEDSPVSVLAPELPLFNQPNVIDATLWDGWVQERGLYFPGEYDTQYKELFEMNDPGEGSLRSSTLVTPYGAGTYMYTALGWYRQLKVYHPGVYAFFANLISQPLVDGQVASP